The following proteins are encoded in a genomic region of Arachis stenosperma cultivar V10309 chromosome 4, arast.V10309.gnm1.PFL2, whole genome shotgun sequence:
- the LOC130976191 gene encoding peroxidase A2-like, protein MKFLLAIVLCGVVVLGTFPLSSDAQASQLDPSFYRDTCPTVHSIVRDVLRNVSKTDPRILASLMRVHFHDCFVQGCDASILLNDTATIVSEQGAAPNNNSIRGLNVVNDIKTAVEAACPNTVSCADILALAAEIASVLGGGPDWKVPLGRRDSLTANRTLANQNLPAAFFTLPQLTTAFANQGLNITDLVTLSGAHTFGRAQCQFFFARLYNFNGTGNPDPTLDSSYRQILQSQCPIDGSKNTSVVNLDLTTPDTVDNKYYSNLQAQKGLLQSDQELFSTPNASTTAIVNNFSANQTLFFEAFKASMIKMGNIGVLTGTNGEIRKQCNFVNSNSMGLANVASNKESFSEDGMVSSY, encoded by the exons ATGAAGTTCCTTTTGGCTATTGTGTTATGTGGTGTGGTGGTTCTTGGAACATTTCCTTTATCATCAGATGCTCAAGCATCACAACTAGACCCTTCCTTTTATAGGGACACGTGTCCCACTGTTCATTCCATTGTTCGTGATGTCCTTAGAAATGTTTCCAAAACCGATCCCCGCATTCTTGCTAGCCTCATGAGGGTCCACTTCCATGACTGTTTCGTACAA GGTTGTGACGCATCGATTCTGTTGAACGACACCGCTACTATAGTGAGTGAACAAGGTGCAGCTCCAAATAACAACTCCATTAGAGGTTTGAATGTTGTGAATGACATCAAGACAGCGGTTGAAGCTGCTTGTCCAAACACGGTTTCTTGTGCTGATATTCTTGCACTTGCAGCTGAGATTGCATCTGTTTTG GGAGGTGGTCCTGATTGGAAAGTTCCATTGGGAAGAAGGGATAGTTTAACAGCAAACCGCACACTTGCCAATCAAAACCTTCCAGCTGCTTTCTTCACTCTTCCACAACTTACAACAGCCTTTGCTAATCAAGGACTCAACATTACAGATTTAGTTACACTCTCAG GTGCTCATACATTTGGGAGAGCTCAATGTCAATTCTTCTTCGCTCGATTATACAATTTCAATGGCACTGGCAACCCTGATCCAACCCTAGACAGCAGTTACCGGCAAATACTACAATCACAATGCCCTATAGACGGATCAAAGAATACTTCTGTGGTGAACTTGGATCTAACCACACCCGACACGGTCGACAACAAATACTATTCCAACCTTCAGGCTCAAAAGGGTCTGCTTCAAAGTGATCAAGAACTCTTCTCTACACCAAATGCAAGCACTACCGCCATTGTCAACAATTTTAGCGCTAACCAAACCCTATTCTTTGAGGCCTTTAAGGCTTCCATGATCAAAATGGGTAATATTGGTGTGCTTACCGGAACAAATGGTGAAATTAGAAAACAATGTAATTTTGTTAATAGCAACTCTATGGGGTTGGCTAATGTTGCATCTAATAAGGAATCTTTCTCAGAAGATGGCATGGTTAGCTCCTACTAA
- the LOC130976192 gene encoding peroxidase A2-like — protein sequence MMMNSLFGLTSVLCFVVGTLILPFSNAQLDPSFYNTTCPNVHSIVSNVLTNVSKSDPRMLASLIRLHFHDCFVQGCDGSILLNDTSSIVSEQSAGPNNNSIRGLDVINQIKTAVENACPAVVSCADIVALAAEVSSELANGPSWQVPLGRRDSLTANQTLANQNLPAANFNLTLLISRFANQNLNITDLVALSGAHTIGRAQCRFFSNRLYNFSSSGNPDPTLNTSYLQTLKSICPNDGGSGTNLTNLDLTTPDTFDNNYYSNLQQQNGLLQSDQELWNTTGASTISIVNSFSSNQTLFFEAFKASMIKMGNIGVLTGSQGEIRTQCNFVNGNSSGLATLVTKQSQDNDGRVSSI from the exons ATGATGATGAATTCCCTTTTTGGTCTCACTAGTGTTTTATGCTTTGTGGTTGGAACACTAATATTACCCTTTTCAAATGCACAACTAGATCCCTCGTTCTACAACACTACATGTCCCAATgttcattcaattgtgagtaACGTGCTCACAAATGTCTCAAAATCTGATCCAAGAATGCTTGCTAGTCTCATCAGACTCCACTTTCATGATTGCTTTGTTCAA GGTTGTGATGGATCAATTTTGTTGAATGACACAAGTAGCATAGTGAGCGAGCAAAGTGCAGGGCCAAATAACAACTCAATAAGAGGTTTAGATGTTATCAATCAAATCAAAACAGCCGTGGAAAATGCATGCCCTGCTGTTGTTTCTTGTGCTGATATTGTTGCTCTTGCTGCTGAAGTATCTTCTGAATTG GCGAATGGTCCTAGCTGGCAGGTTCCATTAGGAAGAAGGGACAGTTTAACAGCAAACCAAACACTTGCTAATCAAAATCTTCCGGCTGCAAACTTCAACCTCACTCTACTTATATCTAGATTTGCTAATCAAAATCTCAACATTACCGACCTTGTTGCACTCTCAG GGGCTCACACAATTGGCAGAGCTCAATGTAGATTTTTCAGCAATCGATTATACAATTTTAGCAGCAGTGGAAACCCTGATCCAACTTTAAACACAAGTTACCTACAAACACTTAAATCAATTTGCCCTAATGATGGTGGGTCAGGGACTAATCTCACCAATTTGGACCTAACAACCCCTGACACATTTGATAACAACTATTACTCCAATCTTCAACAACAAAATGGATTGCTTCAGAGTGATCAAGAGTTGTGGAACACTACAGGTGCATCTACCATTAGCATTGTCAACAGTTTTAGTAGCAACCAAACTCTTTTCTTTGAGGCATTTAAGGCTTCAATGATTAAGATGGGTAACATTGGAGTTTTAACTGGCTCTCAAGGTGAAATCAGAACACAGTGTAATTTTGTCAATGGAAATTCTTCTGGATTGGCTACTCTAGTCACCAAACAATCACAAGATAATGATGGAAGGGTTAGCTCAATCTAA